The following coding sequences are from one Malaciobacter pacificus window:
- a CDS encoding sulfurtransferase: MKKFIGFLLFLVFLSSSLIASNLRIEINELVKTTQKYKIIDVRNNQNYSTSHIKGSINFPASLTYHNLSINGKITEPNKMQSIIQSLGIDINDNIVIYDDGTFFDASRVFWALEVYGFKNVKLLNGGFDSWKQLNYETSHEQPKINKSNYIATIDNQKLATKFTTQIATRNNSQIIIDARDYKSYIGQESAARRFGHIPNAINISAYENLKRVDNISKLKSFDELTQIYKNLKRDKKIVIYCSVGKIASTNYFALRELGFNVANYDASWKEWGNDFNLPVVNLSKKD; the protein is encoded by the coding sequence ATGAAGAAGTTTATAGGATTTTTACTATTTTTAGTTTTTCTGAGTTCTAGTTTAATAGCAAGTAATCTAAGAATTGAGATAAATGAATTAGTTAAAACAACTCAAAAGTATAAAATCATTGATGTTAGAAATAATCAAAATTATTCTACTAGTCATATTAAAGGTTCTATAAATTTCCCAGCTAGTTTAACTTATCATAATTTGTCAATAAACGGTAAAATAACTGAACCAAATAAAATGCAATCAATTATTCAGTCTTTAGGTATTGATATTAATGATAATATAGTTATTTATGATGATGGAACATTTTTTGATGCTTCAAGGGTATTTTGGGCTTTAGAAGTTTATGGATTTAAAAATGTAAAGTTATTAAACGGTGGTTTTGATTCTTGGAAACAATTAAATTATGAAACTTCACATGAACAACCAAAAATAAATAAGAGTAATTATATTGCAACAATAGATAATCAAAAACTTGCTACAAAATTTACTACTCAAATTGCAACAAGAAATAATTCACAAATTATAATTGATGCAAGGGATTATAAATCATATATTGGTCAAGAATCAGCAGCCAGAAGATTTGGACACATACCAAATGCCATAAATATCTCTGCTTATGAAAATTTAAAAAGAGTTGACAATATTTCAAAATTAAAAAGTTTTGACGAATTAACACAAATATATAAAAATCTAAAAAGAGATAAAAAAATAGTAATTTATTGCTCAGTTGGTAAAATTGCATCCACTAATTATTTTGCATTAAGAGAATTAGGTTTTAATGTTGCTAATTATGATGCTTCGTGGAAAGAATGGGGAAATGATTTTAATTTACCAGTTGTAAATTTATCTAAAAAAGATTAA
- a CDS encoding NAD(P)-binding domain-containing protein — protein sequence MISKTYDIVIIGGGPGGIGSAIEASAHNIGEILLIEKTDNHSNTIRKFYKDSKRVDKDYKGQVTTLQGNVEFFDGTKETTLDYFNDLLDNEKIDAMFNTEVEKIEKNNDLLEIHTSKGIVKTHNAVVAIGKMGKPNKPSYKIPPSIRPQVNFNLDKCGTNEKILVVGGGNSAAEYAYELADQGNTVTLVYRKPEFSRLNETNESILKKCHGEEKLRLRMNTDILSLENEEGKVKVSFDDGFDVLYDRIIYAIGGTTPVDFLKACGIEVDENSKPIFDEHQETTTPNIYVAGDIAFASGGSIAIALNHGYHIVNNIQRKRGKIFAHTEKFDNN from the coding sequence ATGATAAGTAAAACATATGATATTGTAATTATAGGTGGTGGACCTGGTGGTATAGGCTCTGCTATTGAAGCATCTGCACATAATATAGGTGAAATATTATTAATAGAAAAAACAGATAATCACTCAAATACTATTAGAAAATTTTATAAAGACAGTAAAAGAGTAGATAAAGATTACAAAGGTCAAGTTACAACTTTGCAAGGTAATGTAGAGTTTTTTGATGGTACAAAAGAGACTACTCTTGATTACTTCAATGACTTATTAGATAATGAAAAAATTGATGCAATGTTCAACACAGAAGTTGAAAAGATTGAAAAAAATAATGACTTGTTAGAAATTCATACATCAAAAGGTATTGTTAAAACACATAATGCAGTTGTAGCTATTGGAAAAATGGGTAAACCAAATAAACCTTCATATAAGATTCCTCCATCAATTAGACCCCAAGTTAATTTTAATCTTGATAAATGTGGAACAAATGAAAAAATTCTAGTTGTAGGTGGTGGAAATAGTGCAGCTGAATATGCCTATGAATTAGCAGACCAAGGAAACACTGTAACTTTAGTTTATAGAAAACCAGAATTTTCTAGATTAAATGAAACAAATGAGTCAATTTTAAAAAAATGTCATGGTGAAGAAAAGCTAAGACTTAGAATGAATACAGATATTTTATCACTAGAAAATGAAGAGGGTAAAGTAAAAGTTAGTTTTGATGATGGATTTGATGTACTATATGACAGAATAATTTATGCAATTGGTGGTACAACTCCAGTTGACTTCTTAAAAGCATGTGGTATTGAAGTTGATGAAAATAGTAAACCTATATTTGATGAGCATCAAGAAACAACTACACCAAATATTTATGTAGCAGGAGATATTGCTTTTGCAAGTGGAGGAAGTATCGCTATTGCTTTAAATCATGGATATCATATTGTAAATAATATTCAAAGAAAAAGAGGGAAAATTTTCGCTCATACAGAAAAATTTGATAATAACTAA
- a CDS encoding helix-turn-helix transcriptional regulator has protein sequence MSKNEFTELKNKKYYRAKEVAEYLGICKSNVWRLSKLQKITPIKISQRVTVFSIDEINKVFNLNDEVAK, from the coding sequence ATGTCAAAAAATGAATTTACAGAACTTAAAAATAAAAAGTATTACAGAGCAAAAGAAGTTGCAGAATATTTAGGTATTTGCAAATCTAATGTCTGGAGACTTTCAAAGTTACAAAAAATAACTCCTATTAAAATTTCACAAAGAGTTACTGTCTTTTCAATAGATGAAATAAACAAAGTTTTTAACCTTAATGATGAGGTGGCAAAATGA
- the queF gene encoding preQ(1) synthase yields the protein MKYGEQEILDFDINSEENFWPNNHEKNYVIKIELPEFMAKCPRSGYPDFATIYLEYTPDKLVIELKALKIYINSFMFRHVSHENSINEIFDTLYNKLQPKWMKVIGDFKPRGNVHTVIEIDSSKM from the coding sequence ATTAAATATGGTGAACAAGAAATTTTAGACTTCGATATAAATAGTGAAGAAAATTTTTGGCCTAATAATCATGAAAAAAACTATGTAATAAAAATTGAATTACCAGAATTTATGGCTAAATGTCCTAGAAGTGGTTATCCAGATTTTGCTACGATTTATTTAGAGTATACACCAGATAAATTAGTTATTGAGTTAAAAGCTTTAAAAATTTATATTAATTCTTTTATGTTTAGGCATGTTTCTCATGAAAACTCTATAAATGAAATTTTTGATACTTTATATAATAAATTACAACCAAAATGGATGAAAGTAATTGGAGATTTTAAACCAAGAGGAAATGTACATACTGTGATTGAAATAGACAGTTCTAAAATGTAA
- a CDS encoding methyl-accepting chemotaxis protein, which yields MADLSNEVNNSSSEGQKLANETTKAMDEINSQVNLINESIALIDQIAFQTNILSLNAAVEAATAGEAGKGFAVVAQEVRNLAARSAEAAKEIKDLVENATIKANEGKNISNTMIDGYKKLNDSIFQTTNIIEDIQMSSKEQLSGIEQINDAALATDSLAKAIVEDVNLKEFIGK from the coding sequence ATGGCAGATTTATCAAATGAAGTAAATAATTCATCAAGCGAGGGACAAAAACTTGCTAATGAAACAACAAAAGCTATGGATGAAATTAATTCACAAGTAAATTTAATTAATGAATCAATTGCATTAATTGACCAAATTGCATTCCAAACAAATATTCTTTCATTAAATGCAGCTGTTGAAGCGGCAACTGCTGGTGAAGCTGGAAAAGGATTTGCAGTAGTTGCACAAGAGGTGAGAAACTTAGCAGCAAGAAGTGCAGAAGCTGCTAAAGAGATAAAAGATTTAGTTGAAAATGCTACTATCAAAGCAAATGAAGGTAAAAATATTTCTAACACTATGATTGATGGTTATAAAAAACTAAATGATAGTATTTTCCAAACTACAAATATTATTGAAGATATTCAAATGTCAAGTAAAGAGCAATTAAGCGGAATAGAGCAAATAAATGATGCTGCATTAGCTACTGATAGTTTAGCTAAAGCTATTGTTGAAGATGTAAACTTAAAAGAGTTTATAGGTAAATAA
- a CDS encoding IS256 family transposase yields MEQKIEFDFNEVLEQFKSGKNLTGKDGLLAPLIKQLTEAALEAEVESHIANDVLNGTKNRKNGVNKKTIKGLSDGSFELETPRDRNGTFEPQLVKKHQTTISNEIEDKILSMYGLGMSYTDIASHIEEIYQVSISTATISTITDKIITKVKEWQSRPLDTIYPFVWLDAIHYKVKDGGKYVSKAVYTILGVGMDGKKDILGLYLSESEGANFWLSVLTDLNNRGIQDILIASVDGLKGFPEAIKTIFPKTEVQLCIIHQIRNSIRYVASKNHKEFMADLKPVYQAVSKEAAEDALILLDEKWGNKYPIVLQSWQNKWENLSVYFKYPPEIRKVIYTTNIIESVHRQFRKLTKTKGAFPNENSLLKLLYMGIKNATKKWNMPMWNWNLTLSQLAIFFEGRLDSELKI; encoded by the coding sequence ATGGAACAGAAAATAGAGTTTGACTTCAATGAAGTTTTAGAACAATTTAAAAGTGGAAAAAATCTTACAGGTAAAGATGGACTTTTAGCTCCACTTATTAAACAACTTACAGAAGCTGCACTTGAAGCAGAAGTAGAATCGCATATTGCTAATGATGTTTTAAATGGTACAAAGAACCGAAAGAACGGTGTAAATAAAAAAACTATCAAGGGTTTATCTGATGGATCATTTGAACTTGAAACACCAAGAGATAGAAATGGCACATTTGAACCACAACTTGTAAAGAAACATCAAACTACAATCTCCAATGAAATAGAAGATAAAATACTCTCAATGTATGGCTTAGGGATGAGTTATACAGATATAGCCTCTCATATTGAAGAGATATATCAAGTATCTATTTCAACTGCAACAATAAGTACAATTACAGATAAAATAATTACAAAGGTAAAAGAGTGGCAGTCTCGTCCACTTGATACTATATATCCCTTTGTATGGCTTGATGCTATACATTATAAAGTTAAAGATGGTGGTAAATATGTATCTAAAGCTGTTTATACTATTTTAGGTGTCGGTATGGATGGTAAAAAAGATATACTTGGACTATATCTATCAGAATCAGAAGGAGCAAACTTCTGGCTTTCAGTTCTTACTGATTTAAACAATAGAGGTATCCAAGATATACTTATTGCATCTGTTGATGGATTAAAAGGCTTTCCTGAAGCTATAAAAACCATATTTCCAAAAACTGAGGTACAACTATGTATTATTCATCAGATTAGAAATTCAATACGATATGTAGCTTCTAAAAACCATAAAGAGTTTATGGCTGATTTAAAGCCTGTATATCAAGCAGTATCCAAAGAAGCTGCAGAAGATGCACTAATATTGCTTGATGAAAAATGGGGTAATAAATATCCTATCGTACTTCAATCTTGGCAAAATAAATGGGAAAACCTATCGGTGTATTTTAAATATCCACCAGAGATAAGAAAAGTGATATATACCACAAATATCATTGAATCTGTACATCGTCAGTTTAGAAAACTTACTAAAACAAAAGGAGCTTTTCCTAATGAAAATAGCTTACTAAAATTGTTATATATGGGTATAAAAAATGCTACTAAAAAATGGAATATGCCTATGTGGAATTGGAATCTAACCCTCTCACAATTAGCTATATTTTTCGAGGGTAGATTGGATAGTGAACTTAAAATTTAA
- a CDS encoding helix-turn-helix domain-containing protein, with protein sequence MERLVTTSQAAEILGLSLQGVHYRIKKNQLKSIKQSGKTYVYIDDSNQVNTNNTDINQINRKENIFEQKSSTNEFNSIIEVKNEQIVLLKKSMKWMKKQYISEINRLEKNQKRIIEVFNSEIKLLQSAFNEMRSIYNKPQIQQPINQQSQTKNTNEEKRTFITVKEFFAFMKSHQKSDQEIKYIIFRAIRNNDYRFIYNKSEKKLLILNADFEDLIK encoded by the coding sequence TTGGAAAGATTAGTTACTACTTCTCAAGCTGCAGAAATACTTGGCTTGTCTTTACAAGGTGTACATTATAGAATTAAAAAAAATCAATTAAAATCTATAAAACAATCAGGTAAAACTTATGTTTATATAGATGATTCTAATCAAGTAAACACAAATAATACTGATATAAATCAAATTAATAGAAAAGAAAATATTTTTGAACAAAAATCATCAACAAACGAATTTAATTCTATTATTGAAGTTAAAAATGAGCAAATTGTATTACTTAAAAAATCTATGAAATGGATGAAAAAACAATACATTTCAGAAATAAATAGATTAGAAAAAAATCAAAAAAGAATTATAGAAGTATTTAATTCAGAAATTAAACTTTTACAAAGTGCCTTCAATGAAATGCGTTCTATTTATAATAAACCTCAAATACAACAACCTATTAATCAACAATCTCAAACAAAAAATACAAACGAAGAAAAGAGAACTTTTATTACAGTTAAAGAGTTTTTTGCTTTTATGAAAAGTCATCAAAAAAGTGACCAAGAGATAAAATATATTATATTTAGAGCTATACGAAATAATGATTATAGATTTATATATAATAAAAGTGAAAAAAAACTGTTGATTTTAAATGCTGATTTTGAAGATTTGATTAAATAA
- a CDS encoding DUF4468 domain-containing protein: MKFLLKIMIIGVVPLFVFIGCGQPTVPKNQLVYSKIIQHNKNSNEAFEFSKMWLANAFVDSKSVIEYENKDNFTIIGKGIIPKVYYGLTIYGDTKFTITIQNKNNRTKITLDNIKIETYDNINGTLKYDMWNQKQFNYFSIEADKLLTSFKSSLSKKTLNDNW; the protein is encoded by the coding sequence ATGAAATTTTTATTAAAAATAATGATTATAGGGGTTGTTCCATTATTTGTTTTTATAGGGTGTGGGCAACCTACAGTTCCTAAAAATCAATTAGTTTACAGTAAAATAATTCAGCATAATAAAAATTCAAATGAAGCTTTTGAATTTTCTAAAATGTGGTTAGCTAATGCTTTCGTTGATTCTAAATCAGTAATTGAATATGAAAATAAAGATAATTTTACAATTATTGGAAAAGGAATTATTCCAAAAGTTTATTACGGGTTAACTATCTATGGTGATACAAAATTTACTATAACTATACAAAATAAAAATAATAGGACAAAAATTACTTTAGATAATATCAAAATTGAGACATACGATAATATAAATGGGACTTTAAAATATGATATGTGGAATCAAAAGCAATTTAACTATTTCAGTATAGAAGCAGATAAGTTACTTACTAGTTTTAAAAGCTCATTAAGTAAAAAAACATTGAATGATAATTGGTAA
- a CDS encoding helix-turn-helix domain-containing protein, with the protein MKYYADINDDEIEKVYKRIVTNIKRIRLSKNITQETIALAMGFTTATFYTNAESLKRGKHFNLEHLIKIAHYLNVDIKDLFSNNESEI; encoded by the coding sequence ATGAAATATTATGCAGATATAAATGATGATGAAATTGAAAAAGTTTATAAGAGAATAGTTACTAATATAAAAAGAATAAGATTATCAAAAAATATAACTCAAGAAACTATTGCTTTAGCTATGGGATTTACAACTGCTACATTTTATACTAATGCTGAAAGTTTGAAAAGAGGAAAACATTTTAATCTAGAACACTTAATTAAAATTGCTCATTACTTGAATGTAGATATAAAAGACTTATTTAGTAATAATGAAAGTGAGATTTAG
- a CDS encoding YqaA family protein → MVYLLLFFTAFVSATLFPLGSEALLIFDIKQGYNLYLLLFVSTLGNSLGSLVNYFLGLKGEEYLVRKKYIKEKYIKVSKKFFDKYGAYTLLLSWLPIIGDPITFIAGVLKYDIRKFILLVVLAKFSRYLFLALLVLYNN, encoded by the coding sequence ATGGTATATTTATTACTTTTTTTCACTGCTTTTGTATCTGCAACACTTTTTCCCTTAGGAAGCGAAGCCTTATTAATTTTTGATATTAAACAAGGTTATAATCTATACTTACTTTTATTTGTATCAACATTAGGAAATAGCTTAGGCTCTTTAGTAAACTATTTTTTGGGTTTAAAAGGAGAAGAATATTTAGTTAGAAAAAAATATATAAAAGAGAAATATATAAAAGTCTCTAAAAAGTTTTTTGATAAATATGGAGCATACACTTTACTTTTATCATGGTTACCAATTATTGGAGATCCTATTACTTTTATAGCAGGTGTTTTAAAATATGATATTAGAAAATTTATTCTATTAGTTGTTCTTGCTAAATTTTCTAGATATCTATTTTTAGCTTTATTAGTTTTATATAATAACTAA
- a CDS encoding tyrosine-type recombinase/integrase: MGKLTDTKIKSLKPKEKDYALSDGGGLQILVKPDKKKKWEFIFSSPTQYTPQGKKRRRKTTFGYYPNTSLSTARDRTNECLDLISKGIDPIDYKKEKKQEDLKKQNNNFKNIAEQWLEFEEQRMTPRAFKRKKAIVTNDAYPYLQTKSIDDIKHQDIIKVIKERLNKKIHSAKDNDNPPDGIETATKLYNHLNTIFKYAITLGYAEKNPFDNILKDLIIPKANVTHYAKITEIDELKELVNSIYNYNGHYSTINSLKLGIHLPLRASNLTNLKWEYIDFDKRSLTIPRNLMKVKNKNLPDFKVPLSDEVINILKNQYEFTSHQEYVFLSVNNKVINSNTPNEALKRMGYKNKQTLHGFRGIYRSLIDTHQVEHNISYDVKKRFLDHHDSNKVELAYNHRAEFFEQLKPLVEWWSNYLNSLKVN; this comes from the coding sequence ATGGGTAAGCTTACAGATACAAAAATTAAGAGTTTAAAACCAAAAGAAAAAGACTATGCTTTATCAGATGGTGGTGGATTACAAATATTAGTAAAACCTGATAAAAAGAAAAAATGGGAATTTATTTTTTCAAGTCCTACACAATACACACCACAAGGTAAAAAAAGAAGAAGAAAGACTACATTTGGATATTATCCTAATACTTCATTATCAACTGCAAGAGATAGAACAAATGAATGTTTAGACCTCATCAGTAAAGGAATAGACCCTATTGATTATAAAAAAGAGAAAAAACAAGAAGATTTAAAGAAACAAAACAACAATTTTAAAAACATAGCTGAACAATGGTTAGAATTTGAAGAACAAAGAATGACTCCAAGAGCATTTAAAAGAAAAAAAGCCATAGTTACTAATGATGCTTATCCTTACTTACAAACTAAATCTATTGATGATATAAAACATCAAGATATTATCAAAGTTATAAAAGAAAGACTAAATAAAAAAATACACTCTGCTAAAGATAATGATAATCCACCTGATGGAATTGAAACAGCAACAAAACTATATAACCATCTTAACACTATATTCAAATATGCAATTACTTTAGGATATGCAGAAAAAAATCCATTTGATAATATATTAAAAGACCTCATCATACCAAAAGCAAATGTAACTCACTATGCAAAAATTACGGAAATAGATGAATTAAAAGAGTTAGTAAATAGTATATACAATTACAATGGTCATTATAGTACTATTAATTCATTAAAGTTAGGTATCCATTTACCTTTAAGAGCATCTAATCTGACTAACTTAAAATGGGAATATATAGACTTTGATAAAAGAAGTTTAACTATTCCAAGAAATCTTATGAAAGTAAAAAATAAAAACCTACCTGATTTTAAAGTTCCACTATCTGATGAGGTAATAAATATATTAAAAAATCAATATGAATTTACATCACATCAAGAGTATGTTTTCTTATCTGTAAACAATAAAGTAATAAATAGTAATACTCCAAATGAAGCACTTAAAAGAATGGGTTACAAGAATAAACAAACATTACATGGCTTTAGAGGTATATATAGAAGTTTAATAGATACACATCAAGTGGAGCATAATATAAGTTATGATGTTAAAAAACGATTTTTAGACCATCACGATAGTAATAAAGTAGAGTTAGCTTATAACCATAGAGCTGAATTCTTTGAACAATTGAAACCATTGGTTGAATGGTGGAGTAATTATCTAAATTCTTTAAAGGTTAATTAA
- a CDS encoding MCP four helix bundle domain-containing protein: MVKNLSTKLKLLVLVFVSIIALIIVGIIGLTKLSEVNKGLETVYQDRVIPLEQLKIIADEYAINIVDTTHQTRNGNFNFETCISNITVAEDKIHKQWEAYSSTFLTEKEKKLVEETKVLMANGDNIARKIIDACKNQDLELLSKISVDELYSNIDPIGEKISSLISLQLNVAKQERDKAHNIYENSKVLVISSIIVIVLILSFLAYLIINDILKKLNQFKDGLQSFFLYLNQETKTVSNIDIDSKDEFGLMSDFVNENIEKTKNTITKLTDNVALEEFKENDEHGGVFEPLVNGINS; this comes from the coding sequence ATGGTTAAAAACTTATCTACAAAACTAAAACTTTTGGTTTTGGTTTTTGTTAGTATAATAGCCTTAATAATTGTAGGTATAATAGGTTTGACAAAATTAAGTGAGGTAAATAAAGGTTTAGAAACTGTTTATCAAGATAGAGTTATTCCTTTAGAACAATTAAAAATAATTGCAGATGAATATGCAATAAATATTGTGGATACTACTCATCAAACAAGAAATGGGAATTTTAATTTTGAAACTTGTATTAGTAACATAACTGTTGCAGAAGATAAAATTCATAAGCAATGGGAAGCATATAGTTCTACTTTTTTAACAGAAAAAGAGAAGAAATTAGTTGAAGAAACAAAAGTTTTAATGGCAAATGGAGATAATATTGCAAGAAAAATAATTGATGCATGTAAAAATCAAGATTTAGAGCTTTTATCTAAGATTTCAGTTGATGAATTATATTCTAATATTGATCCAATTGGTGAAAAAATCTCTTCTTTAATTTCATTACAATTAAATGTGGCAAAACAAGAGAGAGATAAAGCACATAATATATACGAAAATAGCAAGGTATTAGTTATCTCTTCAATAATTGTTATTGTGTTAATTTTATCATTTTTAGCATACTTAATTATTAATGATATATTAAAAAAATTAAATCAATTTAAAGATGGTTTACAATCTTTCTTCCTTTATTTAAATCAAGAGACAAAAACAGTAAGTAATATAGATATTGATTCAAAAGATGAATTTGGTTTAATGTCAGATTTTGTAAATGAAAATATTGAAAAAACAAAAAATACAATTACTAAATTAACTGATAATGTTGCACTAGAAGAGTTTAAAGAAAATGATGAACATGGTGGTGTATTTGAACCTTTAGTTAATGGGATTAATTCTTAG